A window from Trueperaceae bacterium encodes these proteins:
- the hypF gene encoding carbamoyltransferase HypF, with protein sequence MTPAADPTFETAVVRVRGVVQGVGFRPFVYRLGNAHHLAGWVRNDGEGVLCEATGTPDALDAFALALEREAPFAAVVEAVEVQERRPARDDEATAARAAPDADAPAFTIRASGAQGHPTTVISPDLPICPDCLRELFDPDDRRDRYAYVNCTNCGPRWSIIRGLPYDRPRTTMADFPLCDACAAEYHDPLDRRFHAQPVACPACGPQVHARDPDGVVTHAGDAAIRATAAALRDGAILAIKGLGGYHLACDARNAAAVDALRARKARRDKPFALMARDRAVAASTVALTDAGAALLSDVATPIVLAPRTRDDLPAGLAPESRDLGVMLPYTPVQHLLFDAGAPPLLVMTSANRAGEPIAYRDDEAIDRLGGDGGLADGFLTGERPIARRVDDSVATVLSGAPVVLRRARGYAPAPVARHAAWDAPLLAVGAMLKNAVVLATDGYAFQSQHLGDLDDFDALQAFHEAVDDLTTMYDVAPHEAWIAHDLHEGYPSTRHALALGGRTHAVQHHEAHVASVAAERGAWDATVLGFAFDGTGLGRDRTVWGGEVLHGSVTAGYARVGHLAPVPLPGGDAAARAPAQAATGFLQSVDPDLWRPRLEARRVRMAEQAIRAGVNTPTTSSMGRAFDAVAALCGFEGTMSYEGQAAMGLEAQAWAADGAPTFGPDGRLAHDAARAWLDAAPPLPSRGGVWRTERLLQALLEDLADGTDVRRVALRFHASVARAVRAAAETFARSHPYEAVVLSGGVWQNRLLHELTTRDLADAGLEVWWNRAVPPGDGGVALGQAAIAAAARAADASA encoded by the coding sequence GTGACGCCCGCCGCCGACCCGACGTTCGAGACCGCCGTCGTCCGCGTCCGCGGCGTCGTCCAGGGGGTCGGCTTCCGCCCCTTCGTGTACCGCCTCGGCAACGCCCACCACCTCGCGGGGTGGGTCCGCAACGACGGCGAGGGGGTGCTGTGCGAAGCGACCGGGACGCCCGACGCGCTCGACGCGTTCGCGCTCGCCCTCGAGCGCGAGGCGCCGTTCGCCGCGGTCGTCGAGGCGGTCGAGGTGCAGGAGCGCCGGCCGGCGCGCGACGACGAGGCGACCGCCGCCCGCGCCGCGCCGGACGCGGACGCCCCCGCGTTCACGATCCGCGCGAGCGGCGCGCAGGGCCACCCGACGACGGTGATCTCCCCCGATCTGCCGATCTGTCCCGACTGCCTCCGGGAGCTGTTCGACCCCGACGACCGTCGCGACCGCTACGCGTACGTCAACTGCACGAACTGCGGACCGCGCTGGTCGATCATCCGGGGGCTGCCGTACGACCGGCCGCGCACCACGATGGCGGACTTCCCCCTGTGCGACGCCTGCGCCGCGGAGTACCACGACCCGCTGGACCGCCGCTTCCACGCCCAACCGGTCGCCTGCCCCGCCTGCGGGCCGCAGGTGCACGCGCGCGATCCGGACGGCGTCGTGACGCACGCCGGCGACGCAGCGATCCGCGCCACCGCCGCCGCGCTGCGCGACGGCGCGATCCTCGCGATCAAGGGGCTCGGCGGGTACCACCTCGCCTGCGACGCCCGGAACGCCGCGGCGGTCGACGCGCTCCGGGCGCGCAAGGCGCGGCGCGACAAGCCGTTCGCGCTCATGGCGCGCGACCGCGCCGTCGCCGCGAGCACGGTGGCGCTCACGGACGCCGGGGCGGCGCTGCTGAGCGACGTCGCGACCCCGATCGTGCTCGCGCCCCGCACCCGCGACGACCTCCCGGCCGGCCTGGCGCCGGAGAGCCGCGACCTGGGCGTGATGCTGCCCTACACCCCCGTCCAGCACCTGCTGTTCGACGCCGGCGCGCCGCCGCTTTTGGTGATGACGAGCGCGAACCGGGCGGGCGAACCGATCGCCTACCGCGACGACGAAGCGATCGACCGCCTCGGGGGGGACGGCGGCCTGGCCGACGGCTTCCTGACCGGCGAGCGCCCGATCGCGCGGCGGGTGGACGATTCCGTCGCGACGGTCCTGTCCGGCGCGCCGGTCGTCCTGCGTCGCGCCCGGGGGTACGCCCCCGCGCCCGTCGCGCGGCACGCTGCGTGGGACGCGCCGCTGCTGGCGGTCGGCGCGATGCTGAAGAACGCGGTGGTGCTGGCCACCGACGGCTACGCCTTCCAGAGCCAGCACCTGGGCGACCTCGACGATTTCGATGCGCTGCAGGCGTTCCACGAGGCGGTCGACGACCTGACGACGATGTACGACGTCGCGCCGCACGAGGCGTGGATCGCGCACGACCTGCACGAGGGGTACCCCTCGACGCGGCACGCCCTCGCGCTCGGGGGACGCACCCACGCCGTGCAGCACCACGAGGCGCACGTCGCCAGCGTCGCGGCGGAGCGCGGCGCGTGGGACGCGACGGTGCTGGGCTTCGCCTTCGACGGCACCGGCCTGGGGCGCGACCGCACCGTCTGGGGGGGCGAGGTCCTGCACGGCTCCGTGACGGCGGGCTACGCCCGCGTCGGGCACCTGGCGCCGGTCCCGTTGCCCGGCGGGGACGCCGCCGCCCGCGCCCCCGCGCAGGCGGCGACCGGGTTCCTGCAGTCGGTGGATCCCGACCTGTGGCGGCCGCGCCTCGAGGCGCGGCGGGTCCGCATGGCGGAGCAGGCGATCCGCGCGGGCGTCAACACCCCGACGACGTCCAGCATGGGGCGGGCGTTCGACGCGGTCGCGGCGCTGTGCGGGTTCGAGGGCACCATGAGCTACGAAGGGCAGGCCGCCATGGGGCTCGAGGCGCAGGCGTGGGCGGCGGACGGCGCCCCAACCTTCGGGCCCGACGGGCGCCTGGCGCACGACGCGGCGCGCGCCTGGCTCGACGCCGCCCCGCCGCTACCGTCCCGGGGCGGGGTGTGGCGCACCGAGCGGCTGCTGCAAGCGCTGCTCGAGGACCTCGCCGACGGGACCGACGTGCGGCGCGTCGCCCTGCGCTTCCACGCGAGCGTCGCGCGGGCGGTCCGCGCCGCCGCGGAGACGTTCGCGCGGTCGCACCCCTACGAGGCGGTCGTCCTGTCGGGCGGCGTGTGGCAGAACCGCCTCCTGCACGAGCTCACCACCCGCGACCTGGCCGACGCCGGCCTGGAGGTCTGGTGGAACCGGGCGGTCCCGCCCGGCGACGGCGGCGTCGCGCTCGGGCAGGCGGCGATCGCCGCCGCGGCGCGCGCGGCGGACGCGAGCGCCTGA
- a CDS encoding molybdenum cofactor guanylyltransferase produces the protein MPDAPATPDARPPVADPPPYTGAVLAGGASRRFGSDKCLHVYRGTTLLQHALAGLAGAERRLVVGREATESPGARWIPDARPGLGPVGGLHTALAAAEHAWVALVGCDMPFVTPDLWRALFAYADDDVRVVMPEGPSGLEPLAALYRRDLHADLEARLEGGRLPLRWLRKEPGGAVVPWRHLAPHVPATTFLNANRPEDLP, from the coding sequence GTGCCCGACGCGCCCGCGACCCCCGATGCCCGCCCGCCCGTGGCGGACCCGCCGCCCTACACCGGGGCGGTGCTGGCGGGTGGGGCGTCGCGGCGTTTCGGAAGCGACAAGTGCCTCCACGTCTACCGCGGCACCACGCTGTTGCAGCACGCCCTCGCCGGCCTCGCCGGCGCGGAGCGGCGCCTCGTCGTGGGGCGCGAGGCGACCGAGAGCCCCGGCGCCCGCTGGATCCCCGACGCCCGGCCCGGCCTCGGGCCGGTCGGGGGGCTGCACACCGCGCTGGCGGCGGCCGAGCACGCGTGGGTCGCGCTCGTGGGGTGCGACATGCCGTTCGTGACGCCCGACCTGTGGCGCGCCCTGTTCGCCTACGCCGACGACGACGTGCGCGTCGTGATGCCCGAGGGCCCGAGCGGCCTCGAGCCGCTCGCGGCGCTGTACCGACGCGACCTGCACGCCGACCTCGAGGCGCGCCTCGAGGGGGGGCGCCTCCCGCTGCGCTGGTTGCGCAAGGAGCCGGGTGGGGCCGTCGTGCCGTGGCGGCATCTGGCCCCCCACGTGCCCGCCACGACGTTCCTGAACGCCAACCGACCGGAGGATCTCCCGTGA
- a CDS encoding nitroreductase family protein produces the protein MRTDAGDEGRPDDALTPVVRDRRSRVAFAPEALTADVERRLFEAARWAPSGGNGQPWRFVVTRRGTPGFDALAASLRPGNAWATAAPLLVLALVRTVHVHPEKPPKRNRHALLDLGLAIGNLVAQATADGVAAHAMGGFDREVAADATGVRAPWDVGVLLALGWPGDPAALPDDVAAKEAGPRVRLPLEAIVVEDRFDPTEGIPGSEPADADAERHGGVGGGADG, from the coding sequence GTGAGGACCGATGCCGGCGACGAGGGTCGCCCCGACGACGCCCTGACCCCGGTCGTGCGCGACCGCCGCAGCCGGGTCGCGTTCGCGCCCGAGGCGCTGACCGCCGACGTCGAGCGGCGCCTGTTCGAGGCGGCGCGGTGGGCGCCGTCGGGCGGGAACGGCCAACCCTGGCGGTTCGTCGTCACGCGCCGCGGGACCCCCGGCTTCGACGCGCTGGCGGCGTCGTTGCGGCCCGGCAACGCCTGGGCGACCGCCGCGCCGCTGCTGGTGTTGGCGCTCGTCCGGACGGTGCACGTCCACCCCGAGAAACCCCCGAAACGCAACCGGCACGCGCTGCTCGATCTGGGGTTGGCGATCGGCAACCTGGTGGCGCAGGCGACGGCGGACGGCGTCGCGGCGCACGCGATGGGCGGGTTCGACCGCGAGGTCGCGGCGGACGCGACCGGCGTGCGCGCGCCGTGGGACGTCGGGGTGCTGCTGGCCCTCGGGTGGCCCGGCGACCCCGCGGCGCTGCCCGACGACGTCGCCGCGAAGGAGGCGGGCCCCCGCGTCCGCCTGCCCCTCGAGGCGATCGTGGTCGAGGACCGCTTCGACCCCACCGAAGGGATCCCGGGGTCCGAGCCCGCGGACGCGGACGCGGAGCGTCACGGGGGCGTGGGCGGGGGCGCGGACGGGTGA
- a CDS encoding molybdopterin molybdotransferase MoeA, translated as MDAAVAALAAVAPTPRAERVPVAAATGRTLARDVVATTDLPRSDVSAMDGYAVRATDTAAASDDAPVPLRRVGGSYAGAPFDGTVGPGEAVAIATGASVPAGADAIVLLEATALDGDVVTVRAPGVAKHVRRRGEDVAAGATTTPAGTLLGPAGASLLAAMGHAEVPVARPPRAAVVVTGSEVGRAAGGARDGVFDSNGPLLAGLLARLGAEVASREAVADDADALAAALDRAAASGADLIVTTGGASVGRFDLVRRALADGGAGDGADADADADAGTGFDRVLVKPGGPAMLGAHRGVPWLGLPGTPVAVTVVGGVLLDAWVHAALGRSGPPAWGRPAHAVVDAPVRGDTKKVALWTAHVRTDEAGVRRVRELGRDGASRLATLPQANGLLRLPAGASHAAGDVAEVLPVAFGA; from the coding sequence ATGGACGCCGCCGTCGCGGCGCTCGCCGCCGTCGCCCCCACCCCGCGCGCGGAGCGCGTTCCGGTCGCGGCCGCGACCGGCCGCACCCTGGCCCGCGACGTCGTCGCGACGACCGACCTGCCGCGCAGCGACGTCTCGGCGATGGACGGCTACGCCGTCCGCGCCACCGACACCGCCGCCGCGAGCGACGACGCGCCGGTCCCGCTCCGGCGGGTCGGGGGGTCGTACGCGGGCGCGCCGTTCGACGGGACCGTCGGTCCGGGGGAGGCGGTGGCGATCGCGACCGGCGCGAGCGTCCCGGCCGGCGCGGACGCGATCGTGCTGCTCGAGGCGACGGCGTTGGACGGCGACGTCGTCACGGTCCGCGCGCCCGGCGTCGCGAAGCACGTGCGGCGTCGGGGCGAGGACGTCGCGGCGGGGGCGACGACGACCCCCGCCGGGACGCTCCTGGGGCCGGCCGGCGCGTCGCTCCTCGCGGCGATGGGGCACGCCGAGGTGCCGGTCGCCCGCCCCCCGCGCGCCGCGGTGGTGGTGACCGGCAGCGAGGTCGGGCGCGCCGCGGGCGGCGCCCGCGACGGCGTGTTCGACAGCAACGGCCCGCTGTTGGCCGGCCTCCTCGCGCGCCTCGGGGCGGAGGTCGCCTCGCGCGAGGCGGTCGCCGACGACGCGGACGCCCTCGCCGCGGCGTTGGACCGCGCGGCGGCGTCCGGCGCGGACCTGATCGTGACGACGGGCGGCGCGTCGGTCGGCCGCTTCGACCTGGTGCGCCGCGCCCTGGCGGACGGGGGCGCGGGCGACGGGGCGGACGCCGACGCCGACGCCGACGCCGGGACGGGCTTCGACCGGGTGCTCGTGAAGCCGGGGGGGCCGGCGATGCTGGGGGCGCACCGCGGCGTGCCGTGGCTGGGCCTGCCCGGGACGCCGGTCGCCGTGACGGTCGTCGGCGGGGTGCTGCTCGACGCGTGGGTGCACGCCGCCCTCGGGCGGAGCGGTCCGCCCGCGTGGGGGCGGCCGGCCCACGCGGTCGTGGACGCGCCGGTGCGGGGCGACACGAAGAAGGTGGCGTTGTGGACGGCGCACGTGCGGACCGACGAGGCCGGGGTCCGGCGGGTGCGCGAGCTCGGCCGGGACGGCGCGTCGCGCCTCGCGACGCTGCCGCAGGCGAACGGGCTGCTGCGCCTCCCCGCCGGTGCATCCCATGCAGCGGGCGACGTCGCGGAGGTCCTACCGGTCGCGTTCGGGGCGTAG